The DNA sequence ACACAGCAGCTCCCACCTGGAGATAGGAGAACTGCTCAGGGTGCGAGGGCCCGTCAAGACCtccagacaacagagagagataatGGCCTCTACTTACTGTGAGTGGAGAGGTGACACATATGACTATGGTCACACAGACATGCACGGTCATGCagatatggacacacacacaattctgcATTTCGCAACTATACACCGTTTATTAAACCTGACTTATTGTTGTCCATACAATCcctaatgccccccccccccaattcgtTGGTTGTAGATAAAGTGTCAGACCCGGTGATGGCGGTCCAGATATCCTGGATGATGGAGGTTCCTCAGCTCTACAGACAGTGCTATGATAAACCATTCCAACTGGACAGCAGTGCACAGAACCCTAACATTCAAGGGTAGGTCTAATTATCTCTTTAGCTATATTCAATTGCTGGTCAGTGAGGAGCAGCATCATTTTGGCTATTATGTATGATATTTACTTTAAACTTTGATTTTGTGATTTTTGTGAATATCTTTATGGTTTATTTTGTATTCCTACAGTGGTTCTGCTTCCTACCTACTTGGCAGAGCCACTCATATCCTGAAGGACTTCCTGAAAGAGAAAGAAGTCACCAGGTTCAGACCCTCTGATGTCCAGGACCTTTTACAGCGTCTCGTCTCCAGACAACCTCAGAAGACAGCATCAGAACAGGTAGAACATCTATGAACATCTATGTAGGCCTTATAGGCCTACACACACCTTATATATGCTTCtaaacataccttcgtaaaactgaccatcctaccgatccttgacttcggcgatgtcatttacaaaatagcctccaacactctactcaacaaattggatgcagtctatcacagtgccatccgttttgtcaccaaagccccatatactacccaccactgtgacctgtatgctctcgttggctgcccctcgcttcatactcgtcgccaaacccactgcctccaggtcatctacaagtctctgctgggtaaagccccgccttatctcagctcactggtcaccataggtcaccatagcagcaccctcccgtagcacgcgctccagcaggtatatctcactggtcaccccgcaaagccaattcttcctttggccgcctctccttccagttctctgctgccaatgactagaacgaactgcaaaaatctctgaagctggaaacacttatctccctcactagctataagcaccagctgtcagagcagctcacagatcactgcacctgtacatagctcatctgtaaatagcctatccaatctacctcatccccatactgtatttatttatttatcttgctcctttgcaccccagcatctctacttgcacattcatcttctgcacaccctaccattccagtgtttaattgctatattgtaattactttgccaccatggcctatgtattgccttacctcttatcctacctcatttgcacatgctgtatatagattttctactgtattactgtattattgattgtatgtttgttttttacatgtgtaactctgttgtatgtgtcgaactgctttgctttatcttgggcaggcctacctagttaaatgaaggtgaaataaataaagggTTTGAAGGCATCATTAAGTTGTTCATTTTAAAGTgggactgtaaaaaaaaaaatctgatttgatGCTAGGAGCCTGAGGCTGGTCCATCATCGGGTCCACCAACATCTTTCAAACAGCTCGGGGAGCTCCTCCAGAAGAGCCTTCAGATCCTGCAGGACGAAGGCTTGGTGTTCCGGAAGGTCAAATCTCAGGATGAAGTCTACCATGTAAGCAGCAGCAGCACATGAATATAGATATCACAGAGGAACTAAGTGCTATGTGAAGCTTATCAAACACATTGACCCTGAGGCTCATGGGATGTGGGACACAAGCAAAGTGGTCAGCATACAAGAATGAAAGATTTTGAGACTGATCTTTCATTGTATTACTGTGGTGACTGAAGGTTATATTGGAGTGACACAAGTAAGTATTAATTCTACTGTATTTCTCCCCTTTAGGTAACGGAACGGGACAAGGATCTTCTCATGGCAGTCAGAGACATTCTTCTGGAAGATTGCAGACGAGAGAAATGTAAGGGCATTTCCCCTCTTCTTACTCCTTTAGAGTACTTTACAATACATTGCTCCACCAGTgctgtaccagtgtattataataTGTATTGATGGTCTTTGTCTCGCGTTGCCAGATGCGGAAAAGGGTTGCCACATCCTGCACGTCCTGTCCAGTGTGAGACAGAGGTACAGTCGCAACGTGAGCAAGGCAGCCTTGGAGCTGGTCCTCAAAGCTCTGGAGTGTAATAGTGACATCATCAGCACCAGCGACAGTCATTACACTATCCACTGACGCTGCCTTAGACATTCTGGGACATTCCACAAACTGTCTGAAATGGAGTGAAACGGGGAGGTACCATCCgaccttgtccaataagaaacgcatGTTTTTGTTTTCGgttggaaaaaaatatatataacgtGTGCCCTAATAAATATGACCCTTTATACATTTGATTATTACTTAACATAGCCATCTTGAAGATATCAGTTGCTAGCAATCATGCTAGAGCTATGTACATTTGTATGAATGTATATTTAAAGAGTACAGGACAAGCTGTTTTGtgcaattatatatatttttatatgtgCAAAAGTTGTGTAAATGATGTGTATAATACCTTGATTTAGAATTCAACTTGGAGCATATGCTCATTTTGCACACGGGGGCAGTATTTCGTCGTTTAATATGCACCGCGATGCAGCCCGTCGCTGATTGGTCCACTTTGAAACATCTGTATCCATACGTCCAAGCTATTGATGAGGGCAGCCTATAGCGTCTTATGACTCAGTTGCCACCACTGTCAAAGAAACTGCGGGGCATAAGAAGCAATATATGGAATAGTTTATGCTCTCTAGGCCTATGGAACAAATAGGTTGTTATAGCTTTTTGTAGCCTTTTTAATGGTTATTTAACCATACATGCTTTTGATAATGGAGATAATTGAATTGTTATGCTGAAACCAATCACATTCATAAAAAGTATCCTTACATGGTCCAAGCGCAGTGTGATGTTCACATTTTTCTTGGCATTAGCTACATTGTAGCCACTCTTGGGAGCACTTTAAGGAAACGTTACAGCTTGTAAAGATTATTACAATGATTACGCATATTTTCCAACATCGTATCTAAGTGTTtacaaacatatagacattgCCGAGATACTCAGTACTACATGCAAGTATTCCATAAACTATGAGTTGGAATGGGACTTCAACCTTCTAGCACAGTTTACCCCAAGTGCTTTCTCCCACTGGAGGACGCACCACCAGCAAGCCCATCCCactaggaccccccccccccaaaaaaaagaattGCTATGCTTTCTTCTGGAGGCATTTGGTGGTGAATTCGGTGGCTTTTTTTTGCCTACCCCAACCCTATATAGCCTACAGGTATGCATCCCTCGCCGAAGATATTGTGGTCCACACAAAGGAACTCGCTCCACTTTCCTATTTGAGGTGACCTCCTTCTCAGCATGCGACCGCTGGCCAGCCTGCCTTGTTGTCCAACGTGAAGATCTCTCCTTTTGGATTTCGGGCAGAATGTTTTAGCCATATGAAGATAGGGACTAGGATATATTCTGCATTTGGGTATATTACGCATAGTCAAGGCAAGACATTTGATTCCTTGCGCCTGAACATTAGCTAGAATCGACAACCCAATCAATGAATGTCCTTTTTGAATTCTTCTTCAACGTTTCTTGAACTGCATAGGCCATAGCCTACTACAGAAACTGGAATATTGCATTTATTGTGTGTGTACGCTGTAGTCATTTCCAACGTCAAGATGCAGTTTCGGACAGTGTTGGATGTAAAAGTCGTGGACGTGGAGAAGCGGCGCAATCCGTCCAAACATTACGTGAGTAGGATACCCCCTCACCATTTATCTACCTACCTGGGTCCATTCAAAATCCGAACTACAATGACTACCTAATACATTCTGTATCTAATTTATGAATATAATACACGGTGAAGGGTTTCACCACTTATAGCCTATACCAGTCATCGCAGCTCATCACAGTTTTGATTAAACTAGCCAATGATTCATGAGTTATTGATTCAGTCTGCCAATCAATATCTCCGTTTATCAAATTGTGTTGGAGATTATATATTCTGTGTATGGCACTGGCCTCTTAGAACATATATGTCATTCTTGTCATTCATTTGAA is a window from the Salmo trutta chromosome 38, fSalTru1.1, whole genome shotgun sequence genome containing:
- the LOC115177834 gene encoding CST complex subunit STN1 isoform X2, with amino-acid sequence MQPEAKEPEGDSVWEEPPSVLWGLDPMFNAFNRLYVKDILQMRESCLVSGIYFYNSHPIFKVDVLGTVVYKREREDFFCYGAGARSFGSSARGDFNPANELKKLRQAQHSSSHLEIGELLRVRGPVKTSRQQREIMASTYYKVSDPVMAVQISWMMEVPQLYRQCYDKPFQLDSSAQNPNIQGGSASYLLGRATHILKDFLKEKEVTRFRPSDVQDLLQRLVSRQPQKTASEQEPEAGPSSGPPTSFKQLGELLQKSLQILQDEGLVFRKVKSQDEVYHVTERDKDLLMAVRDILLEDCRREKYAEKGCHILHVLSSVRQRYSRNVSKAALELVLKALECNSDIISTSDSHYTIH
- the LOC115177834 gene encoding CST complex subunit STN1 isoform X1, encoding MQPEAKEPEGDSVWEEPPSVLWGLDPMFNAFNRLYVKDILQMRESCLVSGIYFYNSHPIFKVDVLGTVVYKREREDFFCYGVDDGTGVINSLCWKDEQWRDQGDPATSGARSFGSSARGDFNPANELKKLRQAQHSSSHLEIGELLRVRGPVKTSRQQREIMASTYYKVSDPVMAVQISWMMEVPQLYRQCYDKPFQLDSSAQNPNIQGGSASYLLGRATHILKDFLKEKEVTRFRPSDVQDLLQRLVSRQPQKTASEQEPEAGPSSGPPTSFKQLGELLQKSLQILQDEGLVFRKVKSQDEVYHVTERDKDLLMAVRDILLEDCRREKYAEKGCHILHVLSSVRQRYSRNVSKAALELVLKALECNSDIISTSDSHYTIH